Proteins co-encoded in one Kribbella solani genomic window:
- a CDS encoding DUF5679 domain-containing protein translates to MAETWSGEFYCVKCKAKRTADGEVKVNDKGTRMAKAKCPECGTNLNRILGKA, encoded by the coding sequence ATGGCAGAGACCTGGAGCGGCGAGTTCTACTGCGTCAAGTGCAAGGCCAAGCGCACCGCCGACGGCGAGGTCAAGGTCAACGACAAGGGCACGCGCATGGCCAAGGCCAAGTGCCCCGAGTGCGGTACGAACCTGAACCGGATCCTCGGCAAGGCCTGA
- a CDS encoding M48 family metallopeptidase has translation MADSPPRPIPPYVDIRRSKRRKRTVSAYRDGERVVVLMPDRLSAAEEARWVETMLARLEKQRGRSRVSDEKLLARAHELACRHLPEVPEPASVRWVSNQNRRWGSCTPADRSIRLSTRLQSMPAWVVDYVLVHELAHLIEPTHNASFWALVHRYPKAERAEGYLEGVSAASSLNLEDF, from the coding sequence ATGGCCGACTCTCCACCGCGCCCGATCCCGCCGTACGTGGACATCCGTCGCAGCAAGCGCCGCAAGCGCACGGTCAGCGCGTACCGCGACGGTGAGCGGGTGGTCGTGCTGATGCCCGACCGGCTGTCCGCCGCCGAGGAAGCGCGCTGGGTGGAGACCATGCTGGCGCGGCTGGAGAAGCAGCGCGGCCGATCCCGCGTGTCGGACGAAAAATTGTTGGCCAGAGCACACGAACTCGCGTGTCGCCACCTCCCAGAAGTGCCCGAACCTGCGTCGGTGAGGTGGGTTTCGAACCAAAACAGACGCTGGGGATCGTGTACTCCGGCGGATCGCTCGATCCGGTTGTCGACCCGGTTGCAGTCGATGCCGGCCTGGGTCGTGGACTACGTACTGGTGCACGAGCTGGCGCACCTGATCGAGCCGACCCACAACGCCAGCTTCTGGGCCCTGGTCCACCGCTACCCCAAGGCCGAGCGCGCCGAGGGCTACCTGGAAGGCGTCTCCGCCGCCTCCTCCCTGAACCTCGAAGACTTCTGA
- a CDS encoding MMPL family transporter has translation MARGQITVRAARWSATHPWRAIAMWVVVVIACFALGSVTGTKQSKNEGDIGEVTRADTIVKSGNFDDPDVESVLITAPSGQLDQTQATKAAGVVVQRMRALGGVAEVAPPMPSPKHDAVIVRVTLKDAAEGTKADARVQPLLDTTAQVQQQYPNLRIEEVGGVSIDKALTETLGKDFKRAEMFSLPVTLAILLIAFGALIAASVPLLLALSAVAAAIGLAAAASQLVPAVDAVNSVILLIGMAVGVDYSLFYLRREREERAKGRGHVDAVEIAAATSGHAVVVSGTAVIISMAGLFLARDAVFSSFAVGSILVVAVAVVGSLTVLPAVLAKLGRWVDKPRIPLVWRLTASKGKPRFWPAVLKPALKHPVATLLVAVTALLAIASPALGMTLKFPGTEDLPRTTSVMKAYDRLTAAFPSTGTSHQVAVRAPANQQPAVKAALAELMQRTKGDKLFAADGLEEPRFSKDDTVATMEVATPYEGGSQQARDSLVKLRKDLMPETVGKVPGVEYAVGGFVAADVDYAAHTKSKLPLVIGFVLLLTMIVMMVTFRSVVVAITAIALNLLSAGAAYGVVTAVFQNTWAEGLLHFRSNGAVVSWLPLFLFVVLFGLSMDYHVFVVSRIREAVLRGVPTKQAVAEGITGSAGVVTSAAAVMVGVFAVFATLSTLDMKQLGVGLAVAILIDATIIRAVVLPSAMILLGEANWWAPKWLRRNPAKHAAPVPTEEERELTPVG, from the coding sequence ATGGCCAGGGGACAGATCACGGTCCGGGCGGCGCGCTGGAGCGCCACCCATCCGTGGCGGGCGATCGCGATGTGGGTGGTCGTGGTGATCGCCTGCTTCGCGCTCGGTTCGGTGACCGGGACGAAGCAGTCGAAGAACGAGGGGGACATCGGCGAGGTCACCCGGGCGGACACCATCGTCAAGTCCGGCAACTTCGACGACCCGGACGTGGAGAGCGTGCTGATCACGGCACCGTCCGGGCAGCTCGACCAGACGCAGGCGACCAAGGCGGCCGGCGTGGTCGTGCAGCGGATGCGCGCCCTCGGTGGGGTCGCGGAGGTCGCGCCGCCGATGCCGTCGCCGAAGCACGACGCGGTGATCGTCAGGGTGACCCTGAAGGACGCCGCCGAGGGTACGAAGGCGGATGCCCGGGTGCAGCCGCTGCTCGACACCACCGCGCAGGTCCAGCAGCAGTACCCGAATCTCCGGATCGAGGAGGTCGGTGGCGTCTCGATCGACAAGGCGCTGACCGAGACACTGGGCAAGGACTTCAAGCGCGCCGAGATGTTCAGCCTGCCGGTGACGCTGGCTATTCTGCTGATCGCGTTCGGTGCGCTGATCGCCGCGTCGGTGCCGCTGCTGCTCGCGCTGTCCGCGGTCGCCGCCGCGATCGGTCTCGCCGCCGCGGCGTCCCAGCTGGTGCCCGCGGTCGACGCGGTCAACAGCGTGATCCTGCTGATCGGGATGGCGGTCGGCGTCGACTACTCGCTGTTCTACCTCCGTCGTGAACGTGAGGAACGCGCCAAGGGTCGCGGCCACGTCGACGCGGTCGAGATCGCCGCGGCGACCTCCGGTCACGCCGTGGTCGTCTCCGGTACGGCGGTGATCATCTCGATGGCCGGGCTCTTCCTGGCCCGGGACGCGGTCTTCTCGTCCTTCGCGGTCGGCTCGATCCTCGTGGTCGCGGTGGCGGTCGTCGGTTCGCTGACGGTGCTCCCCGCCGTGCTCGCCAAGCTCGGGCGCTGGGTCGACAAGCCGCGGATTCCGCTGGTGTGGCGCCTGACCGCAAGCAAGGGCAAGCCCCGGTTCTGGCCGGCCGTGCTGAAGCCGGCCCTGAAGCACCCGGTCGCCACGCTGCTCGTCGCGGTCACCGCGCTGCTCGCGATCGCTTCGCCCGCGCTTGGCATGACGCTGAAGTTCCCCGGAACCGAGGATCTGCCGCGGACCACGTCGGTGATGAAGGCGTACGACCGGTTGACGGCGGCCTTCCCAAGTACAGGCACGAGCCACCAGGTTGCCGTACGAGCTCCGGCGAACCAGCAGCCCGCGGTGAAGGCGGCGCTGGCCGAGCTGATGCAGCGCACCAAGGGCGACAAGCTGTTCGCGGCGGATGGTCTGGAGGAGCCACGGTTCTCCAAGGACGACACCGTTGCGACGATGGAGGTCGCGACTCCGTACGAGGGTGGCAGTCAGCAGGCCCGCGACTCGTTGGTCAAGCTGCGCAAGGATCTGATGCCGGAAACGGTCGGCAAGGTGCCCGGCGTCGAGTACGCGGTCGGTGGGTTCGTGGCCGCGGACGTGGACTACGCGGCGCATACGAAGTCGAAGTTGCCACTGGTGATCGGGTTCGTACTGCTGCTGACGATGATCGTGATGATGGTGACGTTCCGCTCGGTGGTGGTCGCGATCACCGCGATCGCGCTGAACCTGCTGAGCGCGGGCGCGGCGTACGGTGTCGTGACCGCGGTCTTCCAGAACACCTGGGCCGAAGGGCTGCTGCACTTCCGGTCGAACGGTGCGGTGGTGAGTTGGCTGCCACTGTTCCTGTTCGTGGTGCTGTTCGGCCTGTCGATGGACTACCACGTGTTCGTGGTCAGCCGGATTCGTGAAGCGGTGCTGCGCGGCGTACCGACCAAGCAGGCGGTGGCCGAGGGAATCACCGGTTCGGCCGGCGTGGTCACGAGCGCGGCGGCCGTGATGGTCGGGGTGTTCGCGGTCTTCGCGACACTGAGCACCCTGGACATGAAGCAGCTCGGCGTCGGCCTCGCGGTCGCGATCCTGATCGACGCGACGATCATCCGCGCGGTCGTGCTCCCGAGCGCGATGATCCTGCTCGGCGAGGCGAACTGGTGGGCCCCCAAGTGGCTCCGCCGCAACCCCGCCAAGCACGCGGCCCCAGTCCCAACAGAAGAAGAACGCGAACTGACCCCCGTCGGCTAA
- a CDS encoding CGNR zinc finger domain-containing protein, protein MTGQVSFDSHARVVLAASVEYVNRLTPGYSGGVAYDAPADEPEAVTAAVAGALTALGYSAESVPADDARRLVQLAGRMRTVFEAASSGDLDSAAVEINALLVETNARPQLDRGQDRPWSLHFHGPDEQLANGWAAGCAAGLALAVGSDLGGRLGVCAAPQCDRVFVDVSKNGQRRFCSPQCQSRVKAAAHRARQQAGEN, encoded by the coding sequence ATGACTGGTCAAGTGTCTTTTGATAGTCATGCCCGGGTGGTGCTGGCCGCGTCGGTGGAGTACGTGAACCGGCTGACGCCCGGGTACTCCGGCGGGGTCGCGTACGACGCACCCGCGGACGAACCCGAGGCAGTCACCGCGGCCGTCGCCGGCGCGCTCACCGCACTCGGGTACTCGGCCGAATCGGTGCCGGCGGACGACGCGCGGCGGCTGGTACAGCTGGCGGGACGGATGCGGACCGTCTTCGAGGCCGCGAGTTCCGGCGACCTGGACTCGGCCGCCGTCGAGATCAACGCGTTGCTGGTGGAAACGAACGCGCGCCCGCAGCTCGACCGCGGCCAGGATCGGCCGTGGAGTCTGCATTTTCACGGGCCTGACGAGCAGCTCGCCAACGGTTGGGCGGCCGGATGCGCGGCCGGTCTGGCTCTCGCGGTCGGCAGTGACCTGGGCGGGCGGCTCGGGGTGTGCGCGGCGCCGCAGTGCGATCGAGTCTTCGTGGACGTGTCCAAGAACGGGCAGCGCAGGTTCTGCTCACCGCAATGCCAGAGCCGGGTAAAAGCCGCCGCCCACCGCGCCCGACAGCAGGCGGGTGAGAACTAG